In Athalia rosae chromosome 6, iyAthRosa1.1, whole genome shotgun sequence, one DNA window encodes the following:
- the LOC105688559 gene encoding thyrotropin-releasing hormone receptor-like, giving the protein MQYPGKDPEVYLEVKFLGDDEVLNRSADRVYLGIHETRDATATVVHLVISFIGILTNVIVASVIAGTKSLHTAPSCYVLSIIISDLVVLAEILFVVLKRWFKFYPDIDRDYVAYLTLEASILTIVIFSLERYVALGLTRPGAYGTFKFSNGVKSVLVIWSLAATFAAMELNLNLHFVPSTRNLILVMSTAMFVVLPMVIIATLVVLVSIDTSNFRNCGAESDDSKVFATLAAVFYVSMAPYRMVSLVRFMAPTLCCSQTVLNGGYLIVELSAAVNPILYGIVAKHFRTAFKDTLRSFCAADNGRREVDGICSSTP; this is encoded by the exons ATGCAGTATCCCGGCAAGGACCCGGAGGTTTATCTGGAGGTGAAATTCCTCGGGGACGATGAGGTATTGAACAGAAGCGCGGATCGCGTTTATTTGGGTATACACGAGACGCGGGACGCCACTGCGACGGTGGTGCACCTGGTGATATCGTTCATTGGAATTTTGACGAACGTAATCGTGGCGTCGGTCATCGCGGGTACAAAATCGCTCCACACCGCCCCCAGTTGTTACGTACTGAGCATAATCATTTCGGACTTGGTGGTGTTGgcggaaattttattcgtcgttctCAAGCGATGGTTTAAATTCTATCCGGATATCGACAGAGACTACGTGGCCTATTTGACCCTCGAAGCCTCGATACTTACGATCGTTATATTTTCGCTGGAAAGATACGTCGCGTTGGGACTCACCCGGCCAGGGGCTTACGGGACATTCAAATTCTCGAACGGCGTTAAAAGCGTCCTAGTGATCTGGTCACTCGCGGCTACGTTCGCCGCCATGGAGCTCAATTTGAATCTTCATTTCGTCCCGAGTACCAGAAATCTCATACTCGTCATGTCCACCGCGATGTTCGTAGTTCTCCCCATGGTTATCATCGCCACTCTGGTCGTACTGGTGTCGATAGACACGTCCAACTTCAGAAACTGCGGAGCCGAGAGCGACGACTCCAAGGTTTTCG CGACCCTCGCCGCGGTGTTCTATGTCAGCATGGCTCCGTATCGGATGGTGTCCTTGGTACGGTTTATGGCTCCAACGTTATGCTGTTCGCAAACTGTACTCAACGGAGGCTACTTGATCGTCGAATTATCTGCCGCGGTTAACCCGATACTTTATGGCATCGTAGCCAAGCATTTTCGCACCGCGTTCAAG GATACACTGAGGAGTTTTTGCGCCGCCGATAATGGGCGACGCGAAGTCGACGGTATTTGCTCGTCAACGCCTTGA